From Candidatus Angelobacter sp., one genomic window encodes:
- the selD gene encoding selenide, water dikinase SelD: MLGKLARQDDPNVLVGFDHADDAGVYQLGPDSALVQTVDFFTPIVDDPYTFGQIAATNSLSDVYAMGGRPLTALAMVCFPEKGDLDVLERILAGGLSKMIEAGCTIIGGHSIRDDETKFGYSVTGLINTKRVLKNGGAQPGDRLILTKALGTGVISTAIKKGVAQQAWIDAAVKSMTTLNKIAAEALINTYGRTTALGGPADDARRTTPGGALPVHALTDITGFG, translated from the coding sequence GTGCTTGGGAAATTAGCCCGGCAAGATGATCCGAATGTCCTGGTCGGCTTCGATCACGCCGACGACGCCGGAGTGTATCAACTCGGGCCCGACTCCGCGCTGGTTCAGACCGTAGACTTCTTCACGCCAATTGTTGATGATCCTTACACCTTCGGACAGATCGCCGCCACAAATTCCCTCAGCGACGTTTACGCGATGGGCGGTCGCCCACTCACCGCGCTCGCAATGGTTTGCTTTCCTGAGAAGGGTGATCTCGATGTCCTCGAACGCATTCTCGCCGGCGGATTGTCAAAAATGATCGAGGCTGGCTGCACCATCATCGGTGGCCACAGCATTCGCGATGACGAGACAAAGTTCGGCTACTCCGTCACCGGCCTGATCAATACGAAAAGAGTATTGAAGAATGGCGGCGCACAACCCGGCGACCGGCTCATCCTGACTAAAGCTCTGGGAACCGGAGTGATCTCGACGGCGATCAAGAAGGGCGTTGCCCAGCAGGCGTGGATTGATGCTGCGGTCAAATCAATGACGACCCTAAATAAGATCGCGGCGGAAGCCCTCATCAACACATATGGAAGGACGACCGCCCTCGGCGGTCCGGCGGACGACGCACGACGCACGACGCCTGGCGGCGCTCTTCCCGTTCACGCCCTTACCGACATCACCGGATTTGGAT